The genome window CGCGCACGGTGAACTCGGGCGTGACGCCGCGCCGCGATTGTTCCAGCGCAAAGAACGGCACCTGATGCACATTGATCAGGCGGCAGATTTCCTCGCGCACGGCAAACGGCACGTCGCCATCCCACAGGGCGATGCGCGCATCGAGCGCGCCCTTGCGCGAATGGCCGGGCTGGCCGATGGCGCCCGTGACCGGGTCGATCACCGTGGTGCTGCACTTGGCCACGTCGTGCAGCAAGGCGGCCAGGAAGACGATTTCCTGCTCCGCCCTCGTGGCTTGCTGATACTCAGGCATGCCCAGCAGGGATTCCACCACCATCATGGTATGCGTCCACACATCGCCTTCCGCGTGATACACGGGGTTTTGCGGCGTCGTTTTCGCCAGTTCCAGCTGCGGGAAAGCAGCCAGGCAGGCGCTGAAGTCGGGCGACTGGCCCGCTTGCGGCACCAATTGCCGCAGGGTTTTCCAGTGCATCATTGTGTACTCCTTGAGAATGCTGCCAGGTCGTCGAGCGAGCGGCAGGTGTGCAAGCCCAGGCTCTCCCACGTGACCAGCGGCTGCGGCGCGTACAGGTCCACGCCGTCGGCCAGCTGGTTGGGGATCAATGGCCGCGTGCTGTGGTGCGAACCGCTGTCGAGGATGGTTTGCGTAAAGTCATGCCGCACCAGCTTGTAGCGGGCCAGCACTTGCTCGTCGTCTTCCACTTTCAGGTACAGCCCTTCCGCGTGGTCGGACTTGTCCGTCTGCTTCCAGCACAGGTCAAGCGGCAGGCGTTCGCGCGCCACCACGTTTTCAAAGGCGTCGCGCCACAGGCGGGACTTGGCCAGCGAATGGCGCAGCAGCTGCCACAACTGTTTCGGCGTCGTGGGCATCAGGCCCGCATACAGCACGGGGACCGACAGCACGGGCGAGCCGGCCAGCATGGCGTGGCGGCGCGCCGTCGACAAAAACATCTGACTGCGCCGGCAATACACGTCGAATTCGTTGAAGTAATGGGGCAGCCGGTCGTAAAACACGGAATGCTTGCTGTAAGACCATTCGCCAAACAGCACAAACTGCTCTTCCAGCAAGCCCAGCAAGGCGTGTTCGTGCGCATGGGCCCACGGTTTGAGCAGGTTGAACTGGCGTTCGCTGCCGCCGCCCGCCAGGTAGTGGCCGCGCGACTGCAGCAGCACCTCGCCCGCATCGCTGAACGACACGGCGGAGTTGGCGCCATCGATTTTTTCCTCGATGACGACGTACTGGCCGGCCAGCTTTTTCAGCGGCATCTGGTCCGAGCCGTCGTCGCCGTCCTGCAGGCGCGAGCCTTCCAGGTGCGGCGTGCGCGGGTATTTGAATAAGGGCAAAGATTGTAAAAACATAGCGTCCCACGCCGCGTTCACCGGGGCGTGTCCATACAGGGTCAGGGGTGCTGACGACGTGTTCGGGCGTGGACGATCAGGACGGTGGTCCTGGATACGTGTGCGGAAGGAGCAAAAACAGTGCCGCAGCAATCGGGGGCGTCAACGCGCCGAACGATGCTGCAAGAGCATTTCGTCAGCGTTAGCAGGTGATGGCGAAGAAGCGAGGCACTTTTGGCTCCAATAAGGAAGAGGTTCGAGAAAGAACAGGGAATATAAAGGCTGTTTGCATATTTTGCAAGGCGCACATTTCAATCGTGCGCCTTGCAGCTTGCCGTTTAGAAGCGGTACTCGAGGTTGAGCCAGACGCGCGGTTTGGGATCGCTGTTCGTTTCCGACAGTGAACGGCCGCCTGTGGTGCGCCAGGCCAGGGCCACGTCCGCACTCCATGCCTGCCGCTGGTAGCGCAAGCCCAGGCCGCTGCCGCGCAGGCTGCGCCGGTTATCGCTGGCGGGCGCCGGCTTGGCGTTGACCGTGATGCGGCCCGCATCCATGAAGGCATACGGCGCAAAATCACCCGCGCCATAGCGCAGTTCCAGCTGCGCCAGGCCGCCTTCGTCGCCAGTGGCTTCGCCCGATGGATACGCGCGCACGCCACTGGCACCGCCCAGGCTCAGCTTCTCGGACGAGTCCAGGTTTTTGTCCGCCTGCTGCCAGCTCAGGTGGGCCATCAGGCTCAAGCCGGCGGGCAAGGATTGCAGGCGCACCACGTCGAGGTTGACCTTACGGAAACTGCCCCTGGTCTTGTAGTAATCGACAGCGCTCAAGCCCGTATCGAGCTTCAGCCTGCCCGGCGTCCAGCTCAGGCTGCCGTAGGTCATGCCATCGTAACCATCGCGGTAATCGAATTGCAGGGCCAGCGGGAGAGACCGGCTAGACTTGCTTTCATAGGTCCGCGTGCTGTCGCGGTTATCCTGCAAGTCCTTGGCTTGGTAGGTGGCAATCAGCGTCAGGTTGGCCCGTTGCGAGCGCAGGATGGGATAGCTGAGTCCGGCGCTGGCGACCTTGGCCGTGCCGTTGGCATGCAGGCTGGCAAATTCCTTCGCCAGCACATAGCTGGTATGCGAGTAGCCGACATTGCCGCGCAAACCGGATGCGCCCAGGGGCAGGCTGTAGCCAAGCGAACCCAGCCACAGCTCTTCCTCGCTGAGCAGCGCCCGCACGGTAATCTGGTCCCCCAACAGGAAGGGGCTGTTGATGTCGACATTCGCGCGCACGCGGTTTTTGCCCGTGTAGCGGCTGCCGGCATTGTCCAGGCCGATATCGCCGCGCACGCGTTGGTCACGGGAGATCTGGACAATCAAGTCACCCGTCCCCGCCTGCTCGCCGGGACGGACGGTGGCGGCAGACTGGATACCAGGCAAATCGTCGAGCAACAGGGCGGCACGCTCCAGCGGTGCGCTGGCGATCACGCTGCCCGGAAGCAATCCATCGAGGAAGGCCGTCGCCTGCCGCGCCAGCGCGCTGTCGTCGCCCTCCGCCTGCACCACGCCATAACGTCCCTCGATCACCTCGATGCGCAAGTCACCGTTCGCCAAGTCTTGCGGCGGCAGGATGGCGCGGGCGAACGGGTAGCCGCCCGCCTGGTAAACCTCCGTGATGCGCTCGCCCAGGCCGCGCAAGCCGGCCAGATCGAAGGTCTTGCCCGTGACGTCGCCCAGCGCCGCGCGCAGCGTTTCTTCGCTGAACACGGAATTGCCGCTCAGCTTGACCGCATGCAAGACGACGGCCGCCCCTCCCGGCGCGATGGGCGCGGAACCCAGCGGCGCCTGTATCTTCAAAGGCTGACTTTCGCGCGGTGCTGCGATCGGCGGCTGGAGTTGCTGCAAGGTCTGGCCCGCGTCAGGCGGAACCTGCGCCTGTGCGGCGGGCGAAAAATGTAATAAGGCGACGCCCAGCGCCATGGCAATAGTGTTGCGCCGAGGTGGTTGTTGTTTTTTCATCGATTTTTTTGTTTGTTGAATCAGTACAATCATTGCGCTACATCTCCTGCTACCGGGGCGGCAGCCAGTACATTAATGCCACCGTTGACGACAAAGATGCGCGTAAAGCCAGGCGTGCCACTGCCCCCCTGCGCTGGCGTGGCGTGCGCCGCATCAGTCACCGGCACTAGCGCCAGTCCGCCAATCAGGTTGACGCCGCTATCAGGCACGCTGCCGGCGCCGGGCGCAGCATATGCCGCGACACCCGCTACGGCCAGTGCCCCGGCGTTTGCCGCCGTGCCCGCCGCCACATCATTGGTGCCCGTGGTGACCTGGCGCCGCGCCAGGCGAATCGCATTTTCCAGTCCTGGATCGGCATCGATGCTCAAGGCGCCGTTTTGCGCCGTCACCACATAGTTGCCGTTGGCCAAGGCCGAGGCATCAATCGTGTAGCTGCCCACGTTTTCACCGGCAGTACGGCGCAGGACGCCGTTCAGACTGTCGCCAGCGACCAGCGCACCTTGCGTCACCTGGTAAGTCAGGCCCGGGTCGACATTACCGTAGACCTTGCTTTTCGCATCGGCCGTCACCGTGATCGGGCGCGCGGCTATGCTCAAGGCGCCGTTTTGCGCCGTCACCACATAGTTGCCGTTGGCCAGGGCCGAGGCATCGATCGTGTAGCTGCCCACGTTTTCACCGGCAGTACGGCGCAGGACGCCGTTCAGGCTGTCGCCAGCGACCAGCACACCTTGCGTCACCTGGTAAGTCAGGCCCGGATCGACATTGCCGTAGACCTTGCTTTTCGCATCGGCCGTCACCGTGATCGGGCGCGCGGCTATGCTCAAGGCGCCGTTTTGCGCCGTCACCACATAGTTGCCGTTGGCCAGGGCCGAGGCATCGATCGTGTAGCTGCCCACGTTTTCACCGGCAGTACGGCGCAGGACGCCGTTCAGGCTGTCGCCAGCGACCAGCACACCTTGCGTCACCTGGTAAGTCAGGCCCGGATCGACATTGCCGTAGACCTTGCTTTTCGCATCGGCCGTCACCGTGATCGGGCGCGCGGCTATGCTCAAGGCGCCGTTTTGCGCCGTCACCACATAGTTGCCGTTGGCCAGGGCCGAGGCATCGATCGTGTAGCTGCCCACGTTTTCACCGGCAGTACGGCGCAGGACGCCGTTCAGGCTGTCGCCAGCGACCAGCACACCTTGCGTCACCTGGTAAGTCAGGCCCGGATCGACATTGCCGTAGACCTTGCTTTTCGCATCGGCCGTCACCGTGATCGGGCGCGCGGCTATGCTCAAGGCGCCGTTTTGCGCCGTCACCACATAGTTGCCGTTGGCCAGGGCCGAGGCATCGATCGTGTAGCTGCCCACGTTTTCACCGGCAGTACGGCGCAGGACGCCGTTCAGGCTGTCGCCAGCGACCAGCACACCTTGCGTCACCTGGTAAGTCAGGCCCGGATCGACATTGCCGTAGACCTTGCTTTTCGCATCGGCCGTCACCGTGATCGGGCGCGCGGCTATGCTCAAGGCGCCGTTTTGCGCCGTCACCACATAGTTGCCGTTGGCCAGGGCCGAGGCATCGATCGTGTAGCTGCCCACGTTTT of Janthinobacterium sp. PAMC25594 contains these proteins:
- a CDS encoding RNA ligase family protein, which encodes MFLQSLPLFKYPRTPHLEGSRLQDGDDGSDQMPLKKLAGQYVVIEEKIDGANSAVSFSDAGEVLLQSRGHYLAGGGSERQFNLLKPWAHAHEHALLGLLEEQFVLFGEWSYSKHSVFYDRLPHYFNEFDVYCRRSQMFLSTARRHAMLAGSPVLSVPVLYAGLMPTTPKQLWQLLRHSLAKSRLWRDAFENVVARERLPLDLCWKQTDKSDHAEGLYLKVEDDEQVLARYKLVRHDFTQTILDSGSHHSTRPLIPNQLADGVDLYAPQPLVTWESLGLHTCRSLDDLAAFSRSTQ
- a CDS encoding ShlB/FhaC/HecB family hemolysin secretion/activation protein, which translates into the protein MKKQQPPRRNTIAMALGVALLHFSPAAQAQVPPDAGQTLQQLQPPIAAPRESQPLKIQAPLGSAPIAPGGAAVVLHAVKLSGNSVFSEETLRAALGDVTGKTFDLAGLRGLGERITEVYQAGGYPFARAILPPQDLANGDLRIEVIEGRYGVVQAEGDDSALARQATAFLDGLLPGSVIASAPLERAALLLDDLPGIQSAATVRPGEQAGTGDLIVQISRDQRVRGDIGLDNAGSRYTGKNRVRANVDINSPFLLGDQITVRALLSEEELWLGSLGYSLPLGASGLRGNVGYSHTSYVLAKEFASLHANGTAKVASAGLSYPILRSQRANLTLIATYQAKDLQDNRDSTRTYESKSSRSLPLALQFDYRDGYDGMTYGSLSWTPGRLKLDTGLSAVDYYKTRGSFRKVNLDVVRLQSLPAGLSLMAHLSWQQADKNLDSSEKLSLGGASGVRAYPSGEATGDEGGLAQLELRYGAGDFAPYAFMDAGRITVNAKPAPASDNRRSLRGSGLGLRYQRQAWSADVALAWRTTGGRSLSETNSDPKPRVWLNLEYRF